A single genomic interval of Noviherbaspirillum cavernae harbors:
- a CDS encoding methyl-accepting chemotaxis protein, whose translation MLDNLTIKSRLVFVIGFLSLLLVGSGVVGLTSLGAANNSLKSIYKTGLVPMGQLDMVVRLIDKNRMAVAESMNGDPAVVTKRMDEVDKMTGEVGRQWSAYVAGSLAADDKTLVTSFDESYKKFLEEGLKPTVAALRAANVQQAMELLQGPMNQHYAPLQQSIDALIKLQLDDAEKEFERTQDMYTLVRNMSIVAVVFGVLLAAIIGVWLIRAISRPLEQAVRVARSVASGDLTQTIDVRSRDETGQLLQALKDMNHSLVTTVGQVRLGTETIAVASREIASGNADLSARTESQASSLEETTSSMEELTSTVRQNAENARQANQLVVSASEVATRGGEVVGQVVDTMGSIKDSSRKIVDIIGVIDGIAFQTNILALNAAVEAARAGEQGRGFAVVAAEVRSLAQRSAGAAKEIKSLINDSVEKVDVGSKLVDQAGSTMHEIVTSVRHVADIMNEITAASTEQSNGIEQVNQAISQMDQMTQQNAALVEQAAAAAQSMQDQAGTLSQAVAVFKLEGGVHHALPVRTTPLVERVAPKMSPARAVPRARDAASKAALAPAEKGRPLATDADDWEEF comes from the coding sequence ATGCTTGATAACCTCACGATCAAATCGCGGTTGGTTTTCGTCATTGGCTTTTTGTCATTGCTATTGGTAGGAAGCGGCGTCGTCGGCCTGACCAGCCTGGGTGCCGCCAACAATTCCCTCAAATCGATATACAAAACCGGCCTTGTTCCGATGGGTCAGCTGGACATGGTAGTCAGGCTGATCGACAAGAACAGAATGGCGGTTGCCGAATCCATGAACGGCGATCCAGCGGTCGTCACCAAGAGAATGGATGAGGTGGACAAGATGACCGGCGAAGTTGGCAGGCAGTGGAGTGCCTATGTCGCGGGTTCGCTGGCTGCCGATGACAAGACGCTGGTGACCAGCTTTGACGAGAGTTACAAGAAATTTCTCGAAGAAGGACTGAAGCCGACCGTCGCCGCATTGCGTGCCGCCAACGTGCAGCAGGCCATGGAGCTGCTGCAAGGGCCGATGAACCAGCATTACGCGCCCTTGCAACAGAGCATCGATGCGCTGATCAAACTGCAGCTCGATGATGCGGAAAAGGAATTCGAACGCACGCAGGACATGTACACATTGGTGCGCAACATGTCGATCGTGGCTGTCGTGTTTGGCGTCTTGCTGGCGGCGATTATCGGCGTGTGGCTGATACGCGCGATCTCGAGGCCGCTGGAGCAGGCGGTACGCGTGGCCAGGAGCGTCGCGTCGGGCGACCTGACACAGACGATCGATGTGCGATCCCGCGATGAAACCGGCCAGCTTCTGCAGGCCTTGAAGGACATGAACCACAGCCTGGTCACCACCGTGGGCCAGGTGCGCCTCGGCACCGAAACGATCGCCGTCGCATCGCGCGAAATCGCCTCCGGCAATGCCGATCTGTCAGCGCGCACGGAATCGCAGGCAAGTTCGCTCGAAGAAACCACATCGTCCATGGAGGAGCTCACGAGCACGGTACGGCAGAACGCAGAGAATGCGCGTCAGGCCAATCAACTGGTCGTGTCGGCATCGGAGGTTGCAACACGTGGCGGCGAAGTCGTAGGGCAGGTGGTCGACACCATGGGATCGATCAAGGACAGTTCGCGCAAGATCGTCGACATCATCGGCGTCATTGACGGCATTGCATTTCAGACCAACATTCTCGCGCTGAACGCGGCGGTGGAGGCAGCGCGTGCGGGCGAGCAGGGCAGAGGCTTCGCAGTGGTGGCGGCGGAAGTGCGCAGCCTTGCACAGCGCTCCGCCGGTGCGGCGAAGGAAATCAAGTCGCTGATCAACGACTCCGTCGAGAAGGTGGACGTCGGCAGCAAGCTGGTCGATCAGGCCGGCAGTACCATGCACGAAATCGTGACTTCGGTAAGACATGTCGCCGACATCATGAACGAAATCACGGCTGCAAGCACCGAGCAGAGCAACGGCATCGAGCAGGTGAATCAGGCAATCAGCCAGATGGACCAGATGACGCAGCAGAACGCGGCACTGGTCGAGCAGGCTGCCGCCGCGGCGCAGAGCATGCAGGATCAGGCCGGTACGCTGTCGCAGGCGGTCGCGGTATTCAAGCTTGAGGGCGGCGTCCATCACGCATTGCCGGTGCGGACGACACCACTGGTTGAACGCGTTGCGCCAAAAATGTCGCCTGCAAGGGCGGTACCGAGAGCGCGAGATGCTGCATCGAAAGCCGCGCTTGCGCCGGCAGAAAAGGGCCGGCCGCTTGCCACCGATGCGGATGACTGGGAAGAGTTCTGA
- a CDS encoding methyl-accepting chemotaxis protein, protein MKRANYKSFRLLLIAAGAIVVSTLLTALIDWAGGATAKPILLAAMASVITAGICLFALRFNDEARNSLAELMAGELDHIVIGAAETSYFVESIKKKIDQDVEATNDIVTRAAQNAGTTEQIAINAENASNVAADVRRESVAGRAEVDRGLQQISDARQDAQAASGTMATLQQKSRRIHVITEVINEIAARTNLLALNAAIEAARAGEHGRGFAVVAGEVRQLAQRTKSATDDIGVMVREITDEAERAARDMTALTGKVTDAAQNVERVHGFLGNIERSAGVSQSEIEKIATASREHVDTTRMITDALSQIRDRMLSTEEELPRAASSAMALSDRGEALFIALEGSAVTTVHGEIRDVAEVASKEIGGIFDKAIASGEISEQALFDRNYKPIPNTNPQKHTTLFDAFTDRVLPDVQERILKELPQLAYAGAVDNNGYFPTHNRKFSKALTGNYETDLVNNRTKRIFNDRTGSRCGSNTEPFLLQTYKRDTGEVMHDLSVPIYVAGRHWGGFRIGYRSGDPAMRDADRRAAPKQG, encoded by the coding sequence ATGAAGCGTGCGAATTACAAATCGTTTCGCCTCCTGTTGATTGCAGCGGGGGCAATCGTTGTCAGCACATTGTTGACGGCCTTGATTGACTGGGCCGGCGGAGCGACCGCGAAACCGATCCTTCTTGCGGCAATGGCGTCCGTCATCACGGCGGGTATTTGCCTGTTCGCCTTGCGATTCAATGACGAGGCTCGCAATTCGCTGGCGGAACTCATGGCGGGCGAGCTCGATCACATCGTGATCGGTGCTGCCGAGACATCCTATTTTGTCGAATCGATCAAGAAGAAAATCGATCAGGACGTAGAGGCCACCAACGATATCGTGACTCGTGCGGCGCAGAACGCCGGCACCACGGAGCAAATCGCGATCAATGCAGAGAACGCGTCAAATGTCGCCGCCGACGTACGGCGTGAAAGCGTCGCGGGTCGCGCCGAAGTCGACCGGGGTTTGCAGCAGATCAGCGACGCAAGGCAGGACGCGCAGGCGGCATCCGGGACGATGGCAACGCTGCAGCAAAAATCCCGCCGTATCCACGTGATCACGGAAGTGATCAACGAGATCGCGGCGCGCACCAACCTCCTTGCCTTGAATGCGGCGATCGAGGCGGCGCGTGCCGGCGAACACGGGCGCGGCTTCGCGGTTGTCGCAGGGGAAGTACGGCAGCTCGCACAGCGGACGAAATCGGCAACCGACGATATCGGCGTCATGGTGCGTGAGATCACCGACGAAGCCGAACGCGCAGCCCGAGACATGACTGCATTGACCGGAAAAGTGACCGATGCGGCGCAGAACGTTGAACGGGTTCACGGGTTTCTGGGCAATATCGAGCGATCCGCCGGCGTATCGCAGAGTGAAATCGAGAAGATTGCGACCGCATCGCGCGAGCATGTGGACACCACCCGCATGATCACGGACGCGCTTTCGCAAATCAGGGATCGCATGTTGTCGACCGAGGAAGAGCTGCCCCGTGCCGCGAGTTCCGCGATGGCGCTTTCCGATCGCGGCGAGGCGTTGTTCATCGCACTGGAAGGCTCCGCTGTGACGACGGTGCATGGCGAGATACGGGACGTTGCCGAAGTCGCGTCGAAGGAGATCGGGGGTATCTTCGACAAGGCGATTGCAAGCGGTGAAATCAGTGAACAGGCTTTGTTTGACCGCAATTACAAGCCGATACCGAACACGAATCCGCAAAAGCACACGACCTTGTTCGATGCATTTACCGATCGTGTGTTGCCTGACGTGCAGGAACGGATTTTGAAGGAACTGCCGCAGCTGGCTTACGCCGGTGCGGTCGATAACAACGGGTATTTTCCAACGCATAACAGGAAATTCTCCAAGGCGCTGACCGGCAATTATGAGACTGACCTGGTGAACAATCGCACCAAGCGGATCTTCAACGATCGCACTGGATCCCGCTGCGGTTCGAATACGGAGCCGTTCCTGTTGCAGACTTACAAACGCGATACGGGTGAGGTGATGCATGATTTATCCGTACCGATTTACGTCGCCGGACGCCATTGGGGCGGATTCCGCATCGGTTACCGTTCTGGTGACCCAGCGATGCGAGACGCTGATCGGCGCGCGGCACCGAAACAGGGTTGA
- a CDS encoding CheR family methyltransferase — MNTVRQNKIDGVKEFEFTARDFERVRALIYKRAGIALADSKQEMVYSRLARRLRATGIRSFQVYLDSLEGRQDDDEWEAFTNALTTNLTSFFREEHHFPILADHVRNRKEPVTVWCSASSTGEEPYSIAMTLCEAFGTLTPPAQVIATDIDTNVLATGANGVYPLERVNKLSQERAKRFFLRGKGAQEGLVRVRPELRQMVTFKQLNLLADSWPIKGQFDVIFCRNVMIYFDKPTQGKILSRFVPLMKPDALLFAGHSENFLYVSDALKLRGKTVYELEAKHAAANSLSRRHENQS; from the coding sequence ATGAATACGGTTCGGCAAAACAAGATTGATGGAGTCAAGGAGTTCGAGTTCACCGCTCGCGACTTCGAGCGAGTGCGCGCGCTGATTTACAAGCGCGCAGGCATTGCGCTCGCCGATAGCAAGCAGGAAATGGTTTACAGCCGGTTGGCGCGCCGCCTGCGCGCGACGGGCATCCGCTCGTTTCAGGTGTATCTGGACAGCCTGGAAGGCCGGCAGGACGACGATGAATGGGAGGCATTCACCAATGCGTTGACCACCAACCTGACGTCGTTCTTCCGCGAGGAGCACCACTTCCCGATCCTCGCCGACCATGTGCGCAATCGCAAGGAGCCGGTGACGGTATGGTGCTCCGCCAGTTCGACCGGTGAGGAACCGTACTCGATTGCGATGACGCTGTGCGAGGCATTCGGGACATTGACGCCGCCGGCGCAGGTGATCGCGACGGATATCGATACCAATGTGTTGGCAACCGGGGCGAACGGGGTCTATCCCTTGGAACGCGTGAACAAGCTGTCACAGGAACGCGCGAAGCGGTTTTTCCTGCGGGGCAAGGGCGCGCAGGAGGGCCTGGTGCGGGTGCGCCCGGAACTGCGTCAGATGGTGACCTTCAAGCAGCTCAATCTGCTGGCGGACAGCTGGCCGATCAAGGGACAGTTCGACGTCATCTTCTGTCGCAACGTGATGATCTATTTTGACAAGCCGACGCAGGGCAAGATCCTTTCCCGCTTCGTGCCGTTGATGAAGCCGGATGCGCTGTTGTTTGCCGGTCATTCCGAAAATTTTCTATATGTATCCGATGCGCTCAAATTGCGGGGCAAGACCGTGTACGAACTGGAAGCGAAACACGCGGCGGCCAATTCCTTGTCACGCCGGCACGAGAATCAATCATGA
- the cheD gene encoding chemoreceptor glutamine deamidase CheD has translation MKCGLEEQFATNVYYDRTFDCDAAKILPGEYYFTCKDMLIVTVLGSCVSACIRDRVTGIGGMNHFMLPDGGGDADSPISASMRYGTYAMEILINDLLKAGARRENLEAKVFGGGNVLRGFIAINVGQRNAQFVRDYLRAESIRITAEDLNDIHPRKVYFFPRTGKVLVKKLKQLNNNTLVNREQDYANRLQTTPVAGAVELF, from the coding sequence ATGAAATGCGGACTTGAAGAACAATTTGCGACCAACGTCTATTACGACCGGACGTTCGACTGCGATGCGGCGAAGATCCTGCCCGGCGAGTACTACTTCACGTGCAAGGACATGCTGATCGTGACCGTGCTGGGGTCGTGCGTATCCGCATGCATCCGCGACCGCGTCACCGGCATCGGCGGCATGAATCACTTCATGCTGCCGGATGGCGGCGGCGATGCCGATAGCCCGATCTCGGCATCGATGCGCTACGGCACCTACGCGATGGAAATACTGATCAACGATTTGCTCAAGGCGGGCGCGCGACGCGAGAATCTGGAGGCGAAGGTGTTCGGCGGCGGAAATGTTCTGCGCGGCTTCATCGCGATCAACGTCGGGCAGCGCAATGCGCAATTCGTGCGCGACTACCTGCGCGCAGAGAGCATCCGAATCACGGCGGAAGATCTGAACGACATTCATCCGCGCAAGGTGTATTTCTTCCCGCGCACCGGTAAGGTCCTCGTCAAGAAACTGAAGCAACTGAACAACAACACGCTCGTCAACCGCGAACAGGACTACGCGAACCGCCTGCAGACCACACCGGTGGCAGGCGCGGTCGAGTTGTTCTGA